From the genome of Geitlerinema sp. PCC 9228, one region includes:
- the psaM gene encoding photosystem I reaction center subunit XII produces MLSDTQVLVALVIALIPGLMAFRLATELYK; encoded by the coding sequence ATGCTATCGGATACCCAAGTTCTTGTTGCCCTCGTCATTGCCCTCATCCCTGGCCTCATGGCCTTCCGGCTAGCCACGGAACTGTACAAGTAG